The following are encoded together in the Cololabis saira isolate AMF1-May2022 chromosome 5, fColSai1.1, whole genome shotgun sequence genome:
- the LOC133443738 gene encoding interferon-induced transmembrane protein 5-like codes for MDNHSYNFPSDCTPLTNCKSARKPAGSTVVNMGNTGKNPPRDYLIWSLCNTFYVNFCCLGFMALIYSIKARDQKTLGNLQMAQECSDKAKWYNILAAGWNMLIPLLAVVLIVLLLVHLGTSQGSFDFFGEDGFQSFMKLFSW; via the exons ATGGATAACCATTCATACAACTTTCCTTCTGACTGCACCCCGCTCACCAACTGCAAGTCTGCCCGCAAGCCAGCTGGATCCACTGTGGTGAACATGGGTAACACTGGAAAAAACCCTCCCCGGGACTATCTGATCTGGTCGCTGTGCAACACCTTCTACGTAAACTTCTGCTGCCTGGGTTTCATGGCGCTCATTTACTCCATCAAG gcCAGGGATCAGAAGACTTTGGGCAACCTGCAGATGGCCCAGGAGTGCTCAGACAAGGCCAAATGGTACAACATCCTGGCGGCCGGCTGGAACATGCTGATACCACTTCTGGCCGTCGTCCTGATCGTTCTCCTCCTCGTCCACCTCGGCACATCCCAGGGCTCCTTCGACTTCTTTGGAGAAGATGGATTCCAAAGCTTCATGAAGCTGTTCAGCTGGTAG